In Conger conger chromosome 12, fConCon1.1, whole genome shotgun sequence, one DNA window encodes the following:
- the LOC133142228 gene encoding E3 ubiquitin-protein ligase MARCHF3-like, translated as MTTSRCSQLPEVLSDRLDSAHARRPGCRDHTPDCPGPAHPGKALDESGVRGGGVHPQYVMQVSAKDGQLLSTVVGTFATQSALVERPMCRICHEGSVQEELLSPCECAGTLGTIHRSCLEQWLSSSSTSSCELCHFQFSVQHKTPPLLEWVRSPGLRQEKRTLLGDMVCFLLITPLATISGWLCLRGAVDHLTFSSRLEAVGLIALTVALFTIYLFWTLVSLRYHCRLYNEWRLTNQRVVLLLPRSHGEPPPQQALVGPPPLKRHSKETIV; from the exons ATGACGACCAGCCGCTGCAGCCAGCTGCCCGAGGTTCTGTCGGACCGGCTGGACTCCGCCCACGCACGGCGACCGGGCTGCAGAGACCACACCCCCGActgccccggccccgcccaccCGGGAAAGGCCCTGGACGAATCAGGGgtgcgggggggaggggtacaCCCCCAATACGTCATGCAGGTCTCTGCCAAGGACGGACAACTGCTCTCCACTGTGGTGGGGACCTTCGCCACCCAGAG tgCCCTGGTGGAGAGGCCCATGTGCAGGATCTGTCACGAGGGCAGTGTGCAGGAGGAGCTGCTGTCCCCCTGTGAGTGTGCGGGGACCCTGGGCACCATCCACCGCAGCTGCCTGGAGCAGTGGCTCTCCTCGTCCAGCACCAGCTCCTGTGAGCTCTGCCACTTCCAGTTCAGCGTGCAGCACAAGACCCCGCCCCTGCTGGAG tgggtGCGGAGCCCGGGTCTGAGGCAGGAGAAGAGGACCCTCCTGGGGGACATGGTGTGCTTCCTGCTCATCACGCCGCTGGCCACCATCTCGGGCTGGCTGTGTCTGCGGGGCGCCGTGGACCACCTGACCTTCTCCAGCCGCCTGGAGGCCGTGGGGCTGATCGCCCTCACCGTCGCCCTCTTCACCATCTACCTCTTCTGGACCCTG gTGTCCCTCAGGTACCACTGTCGCCTGTATAACGAGTGGAGGCTGACCAATCAGAGAGTGGTTCTCCTGCTGCCCAGGTCACACGGAGAACCGCCGCCCCAGCAGGCCCTCGTGGGCCCGCCGCCCCTGAAACGCCATTCCAAAGAGACCATCGTCTGA